The Providencia sp. PROV188 genome includes a region encoding these proteins:
- a CDS encoding NAD-dependent epimerase produces MKYLVTGSAGFIGFRLCQRLLESGHEVIGIDNMNAYYDQGLKQSRLHILEQYPQFRFIHLDITDREKVLVLCTQENFDRVIHLAAQAGVRYSLQNPFAYADSNLNGHLAILEGCRQAKVKHLVYASSSSVYGVTDKMPFTTDMSTDHPISLYAATKKANELMAHSYSHLYQLPTTGLRFFTVYGPWGRPDMALFKFTKAILAGEPIDVYNNGDLSRDFTFIDDIVEGVIRVSDIIPQADPQNRSDSPAQSSAPYRIYNIGNGQPVKLIDFISALENALGKEAIKNFLPMQAGDVYTTWADTEDLFNVTGYRPQVSIEQGVQAFVDWYKSYYHR; encoded by the coding sequence ATGAAATATTTGGTCACGGGAAGTGCCGGGTTTATTGGTTTTAGATTGTGTCAAAGACTATTAGAAAGTGGGCATGAAGTTATCGGTATCGATAATATGAATGCCTATTATGATCAGGGATTGAAACAGTCTCGACTGCATATACTTGAACAATATCCGCAGTTCCGGTTTATTCATCTTGATATCACTGACCGCGAAAAAGTGCTGGTGTTGTGTACTCAAGAGAATTTCGACCGCGTTATCCATCTTGCCGCACAGGCAGGGGTGCGTTACTCATTACAAAACCCATTTGCCTATGCTGACAGTAACCTGAATGGGCATTTGGCGATTTTAGAAGGTTGCCGCCAAGCGAAAGTGAAACACTTGGTGTATGCCTCTTCGAGTTCAGTGTATGGCGTGACCGATAAAATGCCATTCACTACCGACATGTCCACCGATCACCCTATTTCGTTATATGCCGCGACCAAAAAAGCCAATGAGTTAATGGCGCACTCTTATTCGCATCTTTATCAGCTCCCGACGACAGGCTTACGCTTTTTCACCGTGTATGGTCCGTGGGGACGCCCTGATATGGCGCTGTTTAAATTCACCAAGGCTATCTTAGCGGGTGAACCTATCGATGTTTATAATAACGGCGATCTGAGCCGTGATTTCACTTTCATTGATGATATTGTCGAAGGTGTTATTCGCGTTTCAGATATAATCCCGCAAGCAGACCCGCAAAATCGCTCAGATTCGCCAGCGCAAAGCAGCGCACCTTACCGGATTTATAATATTGGTAATGGACAGCCTGTGAAGCTGATTGATTTTATTTCTGCATTGGAAAATGCGTTAGGAAAAGAAGCCATTAAGAACTTCTTACCGATGCAAGCGGGAGATGTTTACACGACATGGGCAGACACCGAAGACCTGTTTAACGTCACCGGTTATCGCCCACAAGTTTCTATTGAACAGGGTGTTCAGGCGTTTGTTGATTGGTACAAGTCGTATTATCACCGTTAA
- a CDS encoding LTA synthase family protein, translated as MNKKLIASIYLALIFIGSLFLVFEKSGVIYPGLISICVYAVIFGVLFTVTARWVFSAIITSTLFIIIKIFNQLKVHYYKEQLFFTDINLMTDTSNLGTLGHYWLAGVAVLALFILLIINGVISWRLSTPCKRKISRVVSVLMVIVGYFGADWASTHYFDKWSQMLPKGRGTVTNLVMSAQNAKYKSPHFVGDASYFEQKAANVSLAKNEQTEKPDILLLLQESTVDPKVYDLPAGTKLPELFMFQQDANMIAHSPMRVQTFGGGTWLSEFSALTGLNSDDFGAQKSGVFYFVVDHLNNSLFKEMKANGYYTVVLTPFNKGAYHSGHAYETMGVDRIIQPQELGYPGKLQDNLWTISTEDMLKYVKEILATETDKPVFIFALTMYEHGPYKEGHSDDYGIKDKLDNKDSAGEFSHYMEKIVHSDAAIRDFVSFMEKRQRPLMFLYFGDHQPGISLDKYKSTLSSPAYATQFTLRDNLKAGTAIKTGELTDISFLGGMLLERANLKVSPFYEANIKMRHLCDGKLNDCEDKQLLDGYRHYVYHVLGVANKDETK; from the coding sequence ATGAATAAAAAACTAATTGCGAGTATTTATCTGGCGCTGATTTTTATTGGCTCGCTGTTTTTAGTCTTTGAAAAAAGTGGCGTTATCTATCCTGGTCTGATTTCCATTTGTGTTTATGCTGTCATATTCGGTGTTTTATTTACAGTCACTGCTCGTTGGGTTTTCTCTGCAATTATTACGAGTACCCTGTTTATTATCATCAAAATCTTTAATCAGTTAAAAGTTCACTATTATAAAGAGCAACTTTTCTTCACTGATATTAATTTGATGACGGATACCTCCAACTTAGGGACATTAGGTCACTATTGGTTGGCGGGCGTGGCGGTACTTGCGTTATTTATTCTGCTTATCATCAACGGTGTGATCAGTTGGCGCTTATCGACACCATGTAAACGCAAGATATCACGTGTGGTTAGTGTGCTCATGGTTATCGTTGGTTACTTTGGGGCGGATTGGGCAAGTACGCATTACTTTGATAAATGGTCACAAATGTTGCCGAAAGGTCGTGGTACAGTGACTAACTTGGTGATGTCTGCACAGAATGCGAAATACAAATCACCGCATTTTGTGGGTGATGCGAGCTATTTTGAACAAAAAGCGGCGAATGTTTCTTTGGCGAAGAATGAACAAACCGAAAAGCCTGACATTCTGCTGTTGTTACAAGAATCCACGGTTGATCCAAAAGTTTATGATTTACCTGCAGGGACTAAACTGCCAGAGTTATTTATGTTTCAGCAAGATGCCAATATGATTGCACATAGTCCGATGCGCGTACAAACCTTCGGTGGTGGAACATGGTTATCTGAGTTTTCTGCATTAACGGGGTTAAATAGCGATGATTTCGGAGCACAAAAAAGCGGTGTGTTCTATTTTGTGGTCGATCATTTAAATAACAGCTTATTTAAAGAGATGAAAGCCAACGGTTATTATACGGTCGTCCTGACACCGTTTAATAAAGGGGCTTATCATTCTGGTCACGCTTATGAAACGATGGGCGTTGACCGTATCATTCAGCCTCAAGAGTTAGGTTATCCAGGCAAGTTGCAAGATAATTTATGGACGATCAGCACGGAAGATATGCTGAAGTACGTAAAAGAAATTTTGGCAACAGAAACGGACAAGCCCGTCTTTATTTTTGCATTAACCATGTATGAACACGGACCTTATAAAGAAGGTCACAGTGATGACTATGGAATTAAAGATAAGCTAGATAATAAAGATTCCGCAGGCGAATTTAGCCATTATATGGAAAAAATCGTCCATTCTGATGCGGCCATTCGTGATTTCGTTTCGTTTATGGAAAAGCGTCAGCGCCCACTGATGTTCCTCTATTTTGGTGACCATCAACCGGGGATCAGTTTGGACAAATATAAGTCCACATTATCGTCTCCTGCTTATGCGACACAGTTTACCCTAAGAGATAATCTCAAAGCGGGTACCGCAATTAAAACAGGTGAGTTAACGGACATTTCATTCCTTGGTGGAATGTTATTGGAACGCGCAAATTTGAAAGTTTCGCCGTTCTATGAAGCGAATATTAAGATGCGCCATTTATGCGACGGTAAACTGAATGACTGTGAAGATAAGCAGTTACTCGATGGTTATCGCCACTATGTTTATCATGTGCTCGGTGTCGCCAATAAAGATGAGACCAAGTAG